Below is a genomic region from Fulvia fulva chromosome 13, complete sequence.
CAGAGCACTCCTCTACTGCCGCCAGCTAGGATAATGATTCCTTCAGGCTTTGGACACTTTCCCAGACACATCAATTTCAGCCCACTGGTCCTGCAGAGTCAGGCTTACGCCAATTCTCCTTGCTCATGTAATCCGTTGGTCGGATCGGAAACGCCTTAGCAGACTGACCATCTCCAATCGGCTGCATCGTAACCGTGTCGGACGACTTCCCTCCTTTACCCATCTGGTTGCAGCCCTTACAATGTTCGACCATGGCGAGCACAGCTACCGACGAGTTGGTACCCGCACCCTGAACGATCTCATGAGGACAACTTTCGCACTTCAGTATCATCTCAGCATGCCATCCTTGCGGGAGAATAGCCTTTTCAACACGCTTGCGACGTCTGGCCTGCTCGTCGTCGACGACCTCATGTGCGTAACCGCACGTATCGTCTGCCCATGGGCACGAGCCTTCTAGCCACCTTTCGCATGTTTCAATCTTGATCCCGTTCGCGTGTGCGCGATTGACGATGATGGGGAAGAAGACTTCGTAATAAGTACACGCTGGATCGGGACAAGTACCGTCTCTGTTCCATCTGAAGCAAGTCTCTTTTCCGGGTGGCTTCTGACTGGTCGTTCTTTCTGGTGAGTCTTGTGGAGTGGCTTCAGACACCTCTGCCGGCGACATAGCCGCTTGGGTCACGGGCTTAGGTGGTGGAGAAGCTGGCTCCGGATCTGGCGCATTCGTCTTGACTGCATCGGAGTACGACATTGGTGAGTTCGACATGGTGTTATCAAGAACTTCTCGTGCACGCTATGACTATATGCATCTTCAGCAAACACCGCCCTGTTGTACTCTTCGCAGATGGCAATAAAGGCCTCAAAACAACAAGCACCAGACGCTTGACCCTTCCACCTCCTTCTCGCAACGTCAAGATCAAGGCTCAAGAAAGTCAACAGCACCGCGGTATCTGTGTCTGGCTGGAAGACCCTGATGGCTGGGCACCACACTGTCTGCAGAAGAGGTCATTGGGAGACAACATCCATTGAATTCATCATCGAAGCAGCTGTTTGATACCACTACTGAAAGTCAACACTTCAACCCCAAGAAACCATGAGGACGACCATTGCACCATAATTTCGCCATCTGGAAGATCCTCACTTCAACACAAACTGGGTAATCTCACCCTCCCTCACAACCACAGCCCTCAACTTCGCCTGATCAATAAACTTCGCCTCGTCATCCGAGATCGTCTCATAATGCTCCGCGTACTTCTTACCCAACTCCTCATAAGCCTCCTGGCTCTTATACACGATACTCGCTATCGCATCATACTCCCAGTCCTCGCTGCCTTGGGGTGGGGTGAAAAGTTGTGGTTTCGTTGTGGTCTCGTTGCGAGGGGCGTATTGCAGGATGTAAGATTCGATGTACCTGGACCCGTCCACGAGCGAGAGGAACAGCGGGATGTGTTGAGTCTCGTAATGGGTCTTGAAGTCTTCGAAGGACATGTCTGGGTGTTTTGCCACGAAGGCGATGGAGGTGGGCGGGAAGGGTGTGGTGTTGGTTTGGAGAGGCATGATGGCGTAGGTCTCTGGAGCTGGGGCTGGTGCTGGTGCTTGGGCTGTTGTTTCTGTCAGTAATTGATGGGCTGACGATTGTGCAGTTCTGGCTTCGAAGAGCGTTCTTATGCTGCACACTTGGCTGATGTGTCATCGTTCTGAACATCTGCATCCTTCCGCTTTGGGCAGGTATGATCGCGTTCGAGTCATACTTATGCCGTGCGACAAGAAGTCACCAGAAGGCACTCGAACATGCCAGACACAATAGGAAGAGTAGGATCACTGTGCTGCATGGAGCTTACCATTTGTACCTGCATATGTGCCCAGCGCGAAAGCGAAAGCGAGTAGGGCCCGCATAGGGTTCGGCACAGTGTTGGCTTTCTTGGCTACCGTGCCTGTAATCTAGCTATGAATCGATGATCGTAAGTTGCGTGTATTGCCAGTGTTGCGTACACAGTCGTTCTTTGCTTTGACATGAAGTTCGAATCACAGTGGTGCCACGACGGTGACCGAACGAGCACGAGCAACCCAATGGCTCGATGGAGGATGCAGCAGAGATTTCGACTACTGTATTGGGACATCAAAAGCCGAGCTGTGCATAAAGACTACAAAATAATTGCACATGACATGCGACTCCATGTTGCACATGCAGCCTACAGAGAGGTCTCTATCAGCACACGGGAGAGACGCCGATTTGATAGTACCTACACTGGTGATCCAAGGCCTACTCCGACCCTCTCCCCTTCCCTCTCGGAATCATAAATTTCTCCCTCGTCCTATACAATATAAACACACCACCGATCGCCAGGACAGAGAACAAGATAAGGATCTGATACCCATAATCGTATTTCGGCGCATCGTAAGTCGGGAACAATCCAAGCGGTAGCCAAGCATTGAAGCAGTACGAGATGACGTTTCCGGTCGCCACCAGTAATTGTCTCAGATTCGGATCCGCCGCGGCCAGATGATGTCCCCAGGCAATGACAATTGGCTGTGCGGCGAAGCCAACGTATAGAAGGTAATTGGCGAAGAGGATGACTGGATTGGGGACGTACCAGACCGAGAGGATGATGTTCGCTGCGATGACCAGGAGCTCAACGGCTACGATTAGGATCGCGTTATGGCCGGTGTAGTCCGCTGCGACTCCGAAGCCGATGGCTGCGACGATGCTGAGGGCGTTTCCAGCGGTGGGCAGCGTGTTCGTGTCGACAACGCTGTAACCCTTGTCCTTAAGCCAGAGATTGAAGTACCTCGTACCACCATTTGCCTGTCCAACCATAAGATACGGCAGCACAAACGCCCAAAGTCGCCAATTCGTGAAGACCCTCCCGATAGATCTGAACGTCAACTTCTCCGGCGGTGCCCGACCAAAAGACTCCACCCGTTCAATGCCGTACTCTTTCTCCTCCTTGCCGAAGTAAAACGCCCTCGTCGTATGGGGCAGATCCGGAATCGCAAACAATCCCCAAATCGCAATCGGAATCCCAATAATCCCATCAAAGACGAACATCCACTGCCATCCAGCTTTACCCGCCGTGCCGTTCAGTCCAGTATACAGCGCGGCCTGAAGGTATCCAGACACCATCTCACCAATCGCACTACTTTGCTCGAAGAGACCCGCTCTCTTACCAAGCTCCATGGGTCCGTACCAGCCTCCAAGTAAAGCGGCAAAGCCTGGGAAGCAGCATGCCTCCGCAAATCCAACGAAGAAGCGGAGGACGTAGAGCGTCTCGACATTCTTGGCAAAGCCCATGCCGATGACGAAGATGGACCAGAAGAGTTCGCAGCAGGGGATCCAGATTGAGGGCCTCACCCAACGGAGCTGGATCATTTGGGCTGGGAGAGTGCCGAGAATGATACCTACAATCGATCAGATCAGATCGTTCAAGGAGGGTGAATGCAGCTTACCGACGTTGAAGTAAGTGTTGAGCCAGTTTCGCTCATTGCCGTATAGCTCGAGATCTTCTTTCATGCCACTGACATATGCCTAGAAGCAAGAACCGTCAGCCTGTGCATATCAAAGGATATAGGAGAAGCCGTCGTCGATATGAAGTGCCTCAAATCGTTGCACGGCTTGTACGTGTGATCTGCTTACATTGCTCATATTAGTCTGATCGATCTGCTTGATACTACCAAGATGTCATGCATTAGCGCCCGATCTTCACGTGGTTTTCAACTCCAGACTCACAAGTACCCCAGACAAATGTACGAAAGGAGATATGTGTCCAGCTTCTGAATATACCGCCTCCTCTTCGGCGAGCCATCGACAGAGTCCCAGAAGATGCCCACAAACTTCCTCCATGGCGACGACTTGTATGACCTCGGATCGTTGTGTTCAATATCGGTTACTTCACTATCAGTTCCGGTGATGGTGATCTGCTGATTCACCTTCCCATCGGTGGCGACAGGTATAGGCTGTTCGTTGGTCGCCATTGTGTGATGCTCATTGGCCAATAGTGTACTGGTGACAAGATGCGTGAATTGTGCGGTCGGGTCGTGCACCTGCTGGTGAATGGCTAGTCTTATGGCGTGTTCGCCATGACCCACGCATGTGGGCACTTATCGTGGTAGCGATAAGGCAAGACATGCAAAACTTCTCATTCGCCGAGATACAAGGGACCCTGCAGCTAAGCACTCTTGGGAACCGTGATGGATCACAGCCGGCATCTGATGTCGACTTGGCTTTGAAGTACTGCGAGCATTCACCAAGGATATGGCTGCTTTCCTGGGTTATTTTGAGGCATCGTTCTGGATCAGTCTTTCAAATTCTGCATCTGCCCGTTCAAGCTCGAGTCGATTCCCTTCCAGCAAGAAGTAATATATGCCAGATGCCACAATGCCGATGGCACCCGCAACATAAAACGTCGATTCTGGGCCAGCTGCCTCGCGGATAGGCGTGAAGACCTGTGTGCCGACTGCGGCTCCAGCTTTACCAAATGCTGCAGCAACTCCATATCCCATACCACGAGCAGGCGTCGGGAACGCTTCGCAAGAGATCAACTCGATGGTAGCCCACGGGCCCGAATGGCCGAATGCTTGGAGGAGACCGTACAGCACGACGAAAGCGGGAAGTGCATCGGTGGTGAGTCGGTGGTAAAAGCCGCCGATGGTCAAGCCGCAGATCACATAACCGCCGATGAATCCCACGATCCCAGTCCAGCGACGTCCGATTCTGTTGACGAGCCAGGCTCCTATCAACACGCCAGGAATCGGCATGAGTGCCAAGTATAGCTGCCACAGAGCTACGATCCGGACGTTCTTGCCAGGGACTAGACCGTTGATTATGACCGAGCTAATGATGGAATTTAGACTATGCGTTTTGTTAGTGTCGCCACCATCCAGTTCATGTGGGCGGATGGACTCACAAATTCACAAAGTCGTACAGGAAGAAAGCAGAGGACGTGCCAAGGATCCGAAGCCAGTACTGCCGCTTCTGGAAGTTGTTACTTGCAAACAGCTTGCCGTCTTGCATTTGCCACCTCGCAAGCACCACAATGACCGGGAAGATCGTAGAGACGGAGTACATGGTATGGAACGCTACCCGCAAGCCGTTGTGACTGCCGAGCAATGCCAGAAGGTAGATCAGGGTACGGAGCGCGCTTCCGGAGGTTGCCATGAGCGTGCTGGTGAGTACCTGAATAGGTCCACGCTGCGCATCGAAGTGCTCGTTCGATCCTTCGAGCACTGCTGCAGCGGATGTCGGGTACTCGCCACCAACGCCCACACCGGCTGCACCACGGGCAATCGTCAGATACCAGAGCATATCGTGGGCGCCAGATGATGCGTAGACCTGGAATGCCAATGTAGACATGAGCGATCCGATGATAACAAGCCCACTGGTGACAGGCATGCCGCCTTTGCGACCGAACTTGTCCGCGGCAAAGCCGAATATCAGAATGCCGATTACGCAGCCAACGAGAAGGGCGTTGAATATCCTCGTCTGAACATCAGATGTGTATATGTCGCTTCCGAGCAGCTGCTTGAAGACCACATTTGTCGAGGAAGCCAGACTTTGCTGGTACCCATCTGAGAGATTGGCCAATGCTGAGCTGAGGATCGTGATTATGCTGCCGACTTTGCGTGAAGTTTTGGACTTGCTGGTCTCTTCGTCGAGTGAAGAAGTCTTTAAGGTATGGTAGTAAACTTCCTTCTCGTTGGAAGCAGAAGCTCACGTGGTTAGTCATGACACCCTCTTCAATGGCCATAGCTGTTGATCGGAGTGATAGACAACTTCTGTGAGCTAGAAGAAAGGTACAAAGACAAGCGTTTCGACGTGGATATATTCTGTACTTACTGATCTCCACTGGAAAGCTTGTCGAAAATGCAAGTCCGGTCGAGGACGTGGTTCGTACGACCTTCGATATGCACACGGCATGTTGAGTGCTTCGTCCTACCACAAGACCCGAAAGCATGCAGCTATCGATGCCGTCTGATATCTTTGTGGGCCATCCTGTGGAGCCAAGAAAAGCGAGCAGCTCGGTATGCTCCTTCCCAGCGCGGTGTTGTGGCAGCGACGTCACCTCCTCATGCATGGACAAGGAGCTCATCTCCTGCCTCTAAACTCGTTGTCTTTGCATTTCGCAAGCGCAACAGCTAAGATGTTTTGACGCGTCCAGGGAGTCAGCCACTGCTCTGATCGGTGTAGAGGTCGAGGCCGCGGTCTCGAGAGATTATGTGGGAGGACAATGCGTGCTCCAGGAGCATATGAGCTTCGATGTCGATGCCGCATAGCCTTGCGTTAGTCACCATTGTTGTTATAATCAGGAAGCAGACCAACAGAGTCACTCAGCGCTTCGAGCATTGGATCGGCATTCGGCGCGAGACGACCCCGACTCTCCGATGTCAACGTGAAAGGATGAACCACTCCTTCCGTCTTCCTCTTCCTCCTTCGTCCATTGCGACTCTGTTCATCAGCTCGTCGTCTTGACGGGAACAGCGCCTGTCCGATATCATCGTATCTGTATACATATCGGTTATTGAGCGGTCTGCAAAGCCGACCAGACGCTATCGTCTTGGTAGTCATTCTCCAGGAATCGGCCCATCTCACCAGATATCATCCTATTTACTCTTGCAGTATGGGGTGTTTCAGCTAGGAGAGATGCCCTATGAGTATATAACAGCCGCAATTACCTTTCTCCCTCAATGCATACTGTCACAACACTTCATCTACACAAACAATAACCCATCTCCGCACCTTCAACACAAACTAGGCAGTATCTACCCATCATGACCAGCTACATCACAACCCACAACGCTACCGGCGAAGCCATCTTTTCTCCTAAAGTCATCACAGGCCTACCAAAAATCCTCGTCCAATCCGGCGAAGAAGAAAAGGGCGCCTTACAAATAATCTACGACAACGACACCCTCCGGCCCAACCTCTCCAACGAGACCGACATCGACACATACGTAGAACTTCGCACCAAGGGCTAACCCCCGGGCTCAATCAGTCCAGAGAACGGAGTCACAATGGGCATCGTGACCTTAGGCGCCGGCGCGGTCTTCCCGTTACACAGAACCATGACCTTGGACACGATCTTAATTCTGGAAGGGGTCATGGAACTGCATC
It encodes:
- a CDS encoding MFS transporter PfmaC, which codes for MATNEQPIPVATDGKVNQQITITGTDSEVTDIEHNDPRSYKSSPWRKFVGIFWDSVDGSPKRRRYIQKLDTYLLSYICLGYFIKQIDQTNMSNAYVSGMKEDLELYGNERNWLNTYFNVGIILGTLPAQMIQLRWVRPSIWIPCCELFWSIFVIGMGFAKNVETLYVLRFFVGFAEACCFPGFAALLGGWYGPMELGKRAGLFEQSSAIGEMVSGYLQAALYTGLNGTAGKAGWQWMFVFDGIIGIPIAIWGLFAIPDLPHTTRAFYFGKEEKEYGIERVESFGRAPPEKLTFRSIGRVFTNWRLWAFVLPYLMVGQANGGTRYFNLWLKDKGYSVVDTNTLPTAGNALSIVAAIGFGVAADYTGHNAILIVAVELLVIAANIILSVWYVPNPVILFANYLLYVGFAAQPIVIAWGHHLAAADPNLRQLLVATGNVISYCFNAWLPLGLFPTYDAPKYDYGYQILILFSVLAIGGTVAKKANTVPNPMRALLAFAFALGTYAGTNAQAPAPAPAPETYAIMPLQTNTTPFPPTSIAFVAKHPDMSFEDFKTHYETQHIPLFLSLVDGSRYIESYILQYAPRNETTTKPQLFTPPQGSEDWEYDAIASIVYKSQEAYEELGKKYAEHYETISDDEAKFIDQAKLRAVVVREGEITQFVLK
- a CDS encoding MFS-type transporter lnaF is translated as MAIEEGVMTNHTSSLDEETSKSKTSRKVGSIITILSSALANLSDGYQQSLASSTNVVFKQLLGSDIYTSDVQTRIFNALLVGCVIGILIFGFAADKFGRKGGMPVTSGLVIIGSLMSTLAFQVYASSGAHDMLWYLTIARGAAGVGVGGEYPTSAAAVLEGSNEHFDAQRGPIQVLTSTLMATSGSALRTLIYLLALLGSHNGLRVAFHTMYSVSTIFPVIVVLARWQMQDGKLFASNNFQKRQYWLRILGTSSAFFLYDFVNFLNSIISSVIINGLVPGKNVRIVALWQLYLALMPIPGVLIGAWLVNRIGRRWTGIVGFIGGYVICGLTIGGFYHRLTTDALPAFVVLYGLLQAFGHSGPWATIELISCEAFPTPARGMGYGVAAAFGKAGAAVGTQVFTPIREAAGPESTFYVAGAIGIVASGIYYFLLEGNRLELERADAEFERLIQNDASK